The following nucleotide sequence is from Firmicutes bacterium ASF500.
TTATCCAGGAGCTGATTCACAACGTAGCCATGGAGCACGGCGGCTACTCCATCTTCACCGGCGTGGGCGAGCGCTCCCGGGAGGGCAACGACCTGTGGCGGGAGATGCGGGAGAGCGGCGTGTCCGCCAAGACCGCCCTGATTTTCGGCCAGATGAACGAGTCCCCCGGCGTGCGGATGCGGGTGGCCCTGTCGGGCCTGACCATGGCCGAGCACTTCCGGGACCGGGAGCACAAGGACGTGCTGCTGTTTATCGACAATATCTTCCGCTTCGTTCAGGCGGGCAGCGAGGTGTCCACCCTGCTGGGCCGGATGCCCTCCGCTGTGGGCTATCAGCCCACCCTGGCCAACGAGATGGGCCAGCTTCAGGAGCGGATCACCTCCACCAAGAGCGGCTCGGTCACCTCGGTCCAGGCGGTGTACGTCCCCGCCGACGACCTCACCGACCCGGCCACCGCCACCACCTTCGCCCACCTGGACGCCACCACCGTCCTGAGCCGGAAGATCTCCGAGCAGGGCATCTACCCGGCGGTGGACCCCCTGGAGTCCTCCTCCCGGATTCTGGAGGCCGACGTGGTGGGCCAGGAGCACTACCGGGTGGCCCGGAGGGTCCAGGAGATTTTGGAAAAATACCGGGAGCTCCAGGACATCATCGCCATTCTGGGCATGGATGAGCTCAGCGACGAGGACCGGCACACCGTAGCCCGGGCCCGGCGGCTCCAGCGCTTCCTGGCTCAGCCCACCCATGTGGCGGAGAAATTCACCGGCATCCCCGGCATCTACGTCCCCCTGAAGGACACCCTGGAGAGCTTCGCCGCCATTGTGGACGGCGAGCTGGACCAGT
It contains:
- the atpD gene encoding ATP synthase subunit beta, whose protein sequence is MERGIIAQISGPVVDVEIVSGELPRLREALTVEKDGVSRVMEVAQHVGRNTVRCIMLSPSEGLARGLAVDIPGRTIQVPVGTATLGRMFNVLGQPIDGEGPLPENTPVRSIYRKPPPFEEQSPAVEILETGIKVIDLLEPYPKGGKIGLFGGAGVGKTVLIQELIHNVAMEHGGYSIFTGVGERSREGNDLWREMRESGVSAKTALIFGQMNESPGVRMRVALSGLTMAEHFRDREHKDVLLFIDNIFRFVQAGSEVSTLLGRMPSAVGYQPTLANEMGQLQERITSTKSGSVTSVQAVYVPADDLTDPATATTFAHLDATTVLSRKISEQGIYPAVDPLESSSRILEADVVGQEHYRVARRVQEILEKYRELQDIIAILGMDELSDEDRHTVARARRLQRFLAQPTHVAEKFTGIPGIYVPLKDTLESFAAIVDGELDQYPEAAFYNVGAWRDVVEKAKKIEAGEA